The proteins below come from a single Triticum aestivum cultivar Chinese Spring chromosome 5D, IWGSC CS RefSeq v2.1, whole genome shotgun sequence genomic window:
- the LOC123120216 gene encoding signal recognition particle subunit SRP68 produces the protein MSKLANQPAPPSSDMDVDSAAAVEEKNPVRFSINVLELMREAQMQHGLRHGDYTRYRRYCTARLRRLYKSLKFLHGRGKYTRRNITESTVTDVRFLHVVFYTAERAWSHAMEKKTAGPNAPQRIYMLGRFRKAVKWAALFSQLCSIKGDSRTSLEAEAYASYMKGTLLFEQEKNIEAAMLNFKNTRTVYEELGKYGSIENQLLCRQRIEEVEPMIGFCSRKLGGSALQEHDLLDMEKEGPAYDLFKAKIEAVLSETRSQQAASMTEFNWLGRRFPITSAKTRVSILKAQQLEKDLNGAATEPIPADKKLAIFDKLFSAYHEARSCIRNDLASAGNAENIRDELNGLDKAVSAVLGLRTIERNQLLVTIAKSKFAKHWDEKNEKITKPEELVRLYDLLIQNTTDLTDLVSSGRDKNEEENAFVREYELKDLAFRAERCFYLAKSYSSVSKRAEAYALFSYAHSLADSALQELANSPHKTLIQDLEALSFNCRSNSCIEHATGIMEDESAPERLSKGVSTISLGDDKRKDTKYLLDILGSYESALGEQSAKAPCRISQFPPPFQSVPCNPIVLDMAYNTIEFPNLENRMKKEKKGLLRRFWG, from the exons ATGTCGAAGCTCGCCAACCAGCCGGCGCCGCCGTCGTCGGATATGGATGTTGACTCCGCAGCCGCGGTCGAGGAGAAGAATCCCGTCAGGTTCTCCATCAATG TGCTGGAACTCATGAGGGAGGCGCAGATGCAGCACGGCCTTCGCCACGGCGACTACACGCGGTACAG GAGATACTGTACTGCGCGTCTGAGAAGGCTATACAAGTCTCTGAAGTTTTTGCATGGCCGTGGTAAATATACCCGGAGGAATATAACAGAGTCAACAGTGACTGATGTGAG GTTTCTACATGTGGTATTTTATACGGCTGAGAGAGCATGGAGTCATGCTATGGAGAAGAAAACTGCTGGTCCAAATGCACCGCAGCGCATCTACATGCTGGGTCGATTTAGGAAGGCAGTCAAATGGGCGGCACTTTTTTCACAGTTATGTTCTATAAAAGGAGATTCCAGGACATCTTTGGAAGCTGAG GCATATGCTTCATATATGAAAGGAACTTTGCTTTTTGAGCAAGAGAAGAACATAGAGGCAGCAATGTTGAATTTCAAGAATACCAG GACTGTATATGAGGAGCTTGGGAAGTATGGCAGCATAGAAAATCAACTTTTATGCCGTCAGCGCATTGAGGAAGTGGAGCCTATGATTGGATTCTGTTCACGCAAACTTGGTGGATCTGCTCTGCAAGAACATGACCTGCTAGATATGGAAAAGGAGGGGCCTGCTTATGACCTTTTTAAAGCTAAGATTGAG GCTGTATTATCTGAGACAAGGTCACAGCAGGCGGCTTCTATGACTGAGTTTAACTGGCTTGGTCGCAGATTTCCAATTACCAGTGCAAAGACCCGTGTGTCCATATTAAAAG CTCAGCAGCTGGAGAAGGATTTAAACGGCGCAGCCACAGAACCAATCCCAGCAGACAAAAAACTTGCTATATTTGATAAACTATTCTCTGCATACCACGAAGCTCGAAGCTGCATCCGCAATGATTTG GCTTCTGCTGGCAATGCTGAGAATATAAGAGACGAATTGAATGGTCTTGACAAGGCTGTCAGTGCAGTTTTAGGATTGAGGACCATAGAACGTAACCAGTTACTTGTTACTATTGCTAAAAGTAAGTTTGCAAAGCATTGGGATGAGAAGAATGAGAAAATTACAAAGCCGGAAGAACTTGTTAGGCTATATGATCTGCTAATTCAG AATACAACAGACCTAACTGATTTAGTTAGCTCAGGAAGGGATAAAAACGAAGAAGAGAACGCTTTTGTTCGTGAGTATGAGCTGAAAGATTTGGCTTTCCGAGCTGAGAG ATGTTTCTATTTGGCAAAGTCATATAGTTCAGTCAGTAAAAGGGCCGAAGCCTATGCATTATTCAGTTATGCACATTCCCTTGCTGATTCTGCACTGCAAGAACTGGCTAATAGTCCTCACAAG ACCTTAATCCAAGATCTCGAGGCTCTATCTTTCAATTGTAGATCCAATAGTTGCATTGAACATGCAACAGGTATTATGGAGGATGAGAGTGCTCCTGAAAGACTTTCTAAAGGAGTCTCAACTATATCACTTGGCGACGATAAAAGAAAG GATACTAAGTACCTCCTTGATATCCTAGGAAGCTATGAATCAGCACTTGGTGAGCAAAGCGCCAAAGCGCCATGTCGCATTTCACAGTTCCCACCACCGTTCCAATCAGTTCCCTGCAACCCAATTGTTCTTGACATGGCATACAACACAATCGAGTTCCCGAACCTTGAGAACAggatgaagaaggaaaagaagggtCTCCTCCGCAGATTCTGGGGGTGA